The following proteins are co-located in the SAR324 cluster bacterium genome:
- a CDS encoding TenA family protein, which translates to MSASDNEFSKFCLENTEGNFVEWLRNRSSTSWEKMVYHRFTIDVEKNTIPEDVFKKYLQLEHNFVRSAITIFAYALAKAMAIDDQNRLISILSALGNEQDDYFQKTFTSMGVKEKELSEFKLDGKARLLRDGAIKIAQTGSLLEILTTMLAAEWMYLTWCERARDGHMIGPAKEWVELHLTPDFRKQVSWLTNRVNELGAKAPLDLQEVCAQHFRNMLDWEIAFHHHPYGNL; encoded by the coding sequence ATGTCTGCATCAGATAATGAATTTTCAAAGTTTTGTTTAGAGAATACGGAAGGGAACTTTGTGGAATGGTTGAGAAACCGGAGCTCAACATCTTGGGAAAAAATGGTTTATCACAGATTTACAATAGATGTAGAAAAAAACACTATTCCAGAAGATGTCTTCAAGAAGTATTTGCAACTCGAACACAATTTTGTGCGTTCAGCAATAACGATTTTTGCTTATGCACTTGCCAAAGCTATGGCAATCGACGATCAAAATCGTCTTATATCCATTCTATCTGCTTTAGGAAATGAACAGGATGATTATTTCCAGAAGACATTCACGTCAATGGGTGTGAAGGAAAAGGAGCTGAGTGAATTTAAACTTGATGGTAAAGCTAGGCTGTTGAGAGATGGGGCGATCAAAATTGCACAGACGGGATCACTCTTAGAAATACTTACTACCATGTTAGCTGCGGAGTGGATGTACCTGACTTGGTGTGAGCGTGCTAGGGATGGTCATATGATAGGTCCAGCTAAAGAGTGGGTTGAGTTGCACCTTACACCTGACTTCCGTAAACAAGTAAGCTGGTTGACAAATCGTGTAAATGAGTTGGGTGCAAAAGCCCCTTTAGATCTCCAAGAAGTATGCGCGCAGCATTTCAGAAATATGCTGGATTGGGAAATCGCTTTTCATCATCATCCATATGGGAATCTCTGA